acagtaCCTCATAATCTTTACGttcgtataattatatcacattTTGCTTTAatcttttagaaaaaaataacacttaagtaaattatattacgcatttaccataatatattatattcactgcAGTAATCGTGTTTAATAGTGTTTAGACGATAGTGACATCGTATACCTATAGATTTTTTACGTGTAAACTagctattttagtattaactcGTAGCTAATACTAGATGTGGTCGAGGgcttgcataatattataaaactatctaGCGACTAGCAGTActcttatgagttatgacggcggtgtattatactgtataatataattgttattatttcattaatattaaatcaaaatgtgaTATAGTTATACGAATAAAAAGATCATTACGTACTgacttaaatacatttgattagttcattcgaaaaaaaaataagttcattAGCAGTTGTAttacgataaataaaaaatagacaaaTATTGCCGTGTATTTTGTATGGCCGCCACCGCGGCGAACGAATTCGTCACGAGCCATGTCAAAATTCACCGTAACTCGTGAACGGATTTTCACATACGAATTTTAGTGGTATCATTTTATTCGTCATCGTATGAACTATAATTTAAGCCAAAGAAAATTTGTTGAGTTGGACGgtcttttagtttaaatatatactcacGACCAGCATAGTTATTGAACACCgttcgtaataatatagtgtgcggatttatatgcattaaaaaccaaccaaatatgcactaaaaaatcttaaatatgtttaaatctatgcactaatattatgttaaaatatgaataaaagagtagcaaaaaaaaaaaatttaattaattatttaaaatgtatttcagaatttatcttatattatcttattttatttccccGATTATTGACCTTAAGTCATATTTGAGAAAACCGTTTTTACCTAAAagtaaacttattaatttatttcgatattaattcgaaacaataaaaatataatattttttttttttatattataatagacgattatatatttgaaaaatttctaaaaaaaacgaaaaaaatacatcgatatatacaataaaaattttaaaataagtatatttttgattcattACAAGTCATAACTAAGAAACGATATTTTCACCACATATAAAGGGGAACTTGGGATGTGAAATATCGTTTAAATTTGTCTAATTCTGAAACTACAGAAAAAGTTATTCGAGTTTGAAAAACACAGAAGTAATGGATTTTGATacaatttgaacttttttcttaaataagtgattccgataaaataataacgatatttcacagataatgttctcaaCTACATGTTGTATACCAATTCGGTGTAATAACTATCACTATAGCCTCAGTGGTTATGTATAGAACCACTATACAgcgcaaaacagtttttgttatattttattttttttgcatgacagagacaacacacgtAGGTGTAGAGCGTCctcttaaactataatttttatacttatgtttatatatattttatttttttacatgtgTGTTTCATTTGTTATCAACCAGTATCAAAGGATATTTGCGGTTAACATACATATCATCACAGCAGTTGACATATCTACGCAATTGGAAGTATTTTTCATCGACATAAGAAGAACCATCCTATTGCTATACAAACATTTGAACTATAGattctaataataacattatcatttttgaGATTGTTGTGATACTTTTCAATCATGTTAACTAATCAATTTTTcgcttatttcatttttacttttttggtgTTGGTAGATATATCTTACTGTCTTAATGATTTTAGATGTCCTAGACAAATACTTGGTATTTTTGCAGTAGATGAGTCAACTTTTTGGGAAGCTGATAATATACCTTATGAAGGACCTTTAGGATCTAATACACCAAGTAGATTTTGGGCACCAAATCAGATATTTTTAGAACGAACCAGGCCTGGTGTCACTACTAATAGAGTTATTGTGTCCTGCGTTCAAATAACACCGGATGTTCTTGCTAAAAGTGGCAGAAGACGCGACAGACACAATTTTATCCCGGCAAGAATCTTTAGCGAAATCATCAACGGTGTGACATTTAAAGACCACGCGGGACATATTATAGCCCATAAATTGGGTGGTTCTTATCATGAtcagaatattatatcacagAACCCTAATTGTAATACCGGTTATTGGAGTCATCACGTTGAAGGTATTATTGATGTGTCTGCCAATTACGCGggtaaagaaatatattacggCGTTAAGGCGACATATGCCATGAacgataaaaatgattttcccACTAGACCAGTGAAACTCGactcgaaaatatttattaaagaagGGAATTTGTTTAAACTCATAGGTTCTTCAGTTGTAAAAAATCCTCCTCCCTCAAAcccatgtaaaattatttgtaacgaTTTGTTCCCGgttgatttaaaatacttagatGACCCGCAAAAACAATGTAAACGGCAATCAGATCAGGCTGGAAAATGTTGGGCTTCATGTTGAGTAATAAACAAATGCATTGTGCCATTATTTaagatacctataatatatcatttttatcattgttataattgttttaaaatattctgatatattataatacaattgtaattaacaatatatacacattatacaatatagatacatacatgcatgttaatttcataaatattgtataatttttattaataatatgtttaataaaaaaaattgcaccaaaaataatttttttgttttaatgattCAAATTTTCCGAGCAATGTGTACATTAAACGTTCTTTCACCATTCTCATAATACattgaatacatttgtttaaagTTGTTACTATAAAGTtagatactatttatattatagtttggaGACCTTTTATCTATACCAAAATTTGTTTACACATTTTTGATACGTTTTcggttttcattttaaataataaccattgaAGACTGAAACGTAATCTCTTTAATCatagaacattaaaatatgtacatatagatttatacgtattaatcaatttataatgcatataagattttaagacatacagaaaaaaaataagaatactgCAGCCCTGCAGGGTATAAAGTAAGACGCTGTTGAGCTTTGTctgtgaatttttaaatatatttgggccgttgtaaatacatttttatgttgttgTTTATGTCCCAACCTTCAAGTCAGGATCTTTTATCAAATGTTTTGGCTTTAGAaccatttgtaattttataaatatgtgccTGTGAACATgaaaatacaatgaaaaacaaaatagatgctataaataatatgctctTAAAAAGTTTGTAGTTTAACAGGTAATAACAttgataaatgcataataaaacgagtattatattaagaagAATGATGTAAATCGGAGACAATTCTCATCATATTTCATAAAGCTTATTCCAATGCATATATACATTTGCATATAAATCTACTCCCCAGTCATATTGATATTACGGGTGAGGAAGTTGGTGAAatggtttgaaaattatatttttcgaaaacCACCTATTAAGTTGGAATTATGTACATGTTAGTggactgattttaaaatttaaaataataaatattaaatttttacaccaattatatgtatgattttaaagattattttttggaaGTCGATTACCTAGACTTGCTTACATCgatcataaacataattttatgtacgtGTGATCCAGTACACGCAGAAGAAaatacgacaaaaaaaaaaaataaaaataaaaaattttagttaaagttaagattttgaatagttttgatattttaaattgtattgaagaaaaatatatttttgttgtacttTTCTATTTAACATGCCACATTATATTGCGTTcttaggtataattaaaacttattttttataattatattactcaataaaattgtatattaaaaactatattgaacattttttagtcaaaatatattcattttgcaATGTTAATTAATCACATCTAATTACACGcgcttattaatatatttttattatatttataaaaataatggtatttaaatatttttatgtttagagTAGAGGTATAAATGTGACCAGTAATAG
This genomic stretch from Rhopalosiphum maidis isolate BTI-1 chromosome 3, ASM367621v3, whole genome shotgun sequence harbors:
- the LOC113558924 gene encoding uncharacterized protein LOC113558924, whose protein sequence is MLTNQFFAYFIFTFLVLVDISYCLNDFRCPRQILGIFAVDESTFWEADNIPYEGPLGSNTPSRFWAPNQIFLERTRPGVTTNRVIVSCVQITPDVLAKSGRRRDRHNFIPARIFSEIINGVTFKDHAGHIIAHKLGGSYHDQNIISQNPNCNTGYWSHHVEGIIDVSANYAGKEIYYGVKATYAMNDKNDFPTRPVKLDSKIFIKEGNLFKLIGSSVVKNPPPSNPCKIICNDLFPVDLKYLDDPQKQCKRQSDQAGKCWASC